GACTGGGAGGGTTTCTGGACGAGCCTGAAACACCTGGCATTGCCGGTAATATCCCTGTCCTTGGGGAGCATGGCTCAGATCATGCGCCTCACCCGTTCCAGCATGATAGAGGAACTCCGCAAAGACTACGTGGTGGCAGCGACCGCTTACGGGCTACCCCGGGCAGTGGTGGTCTACCGTTACGCTCTGAAAAACGCTATCAGCTCCACGCTCACCGTGGTCGGGCTGAGTTACGGTTTCCTGCTCGGCAATGCGTTCCTCGTCGAGACGGTGTTTTCGTGGCCTGGAATGGCTTCCTACGGGGTGCAGAGTGTGCTGTACAAGGACTTCAATGCGGTGGTGGCCGTAACCATGGTGGTTGGGGTAGTGTTCGCCGTGGCGAATTTCCTCGTCGACATCTGTTACGGTTACCTGGACCCCAGGATTAAGTATGGGGAAGAGTGACATGGGGACGGTCGGCTCGGTACGGCGGAAGAGCGGCACGGGTTTCTGGCGTGAAGAGGTGGCGCGCGGCTGGTACAGGTTCCGGCGGTCTGTGCTCTCGCTGGTCGGGCTGGCGATTGTTCTGCTGGTGCTGGCGACTGCTTTGCTCGCCCCTTATATTGCGCCGTACCCTCAGGATGCGGGAAGCGTGGTCCGGTTTGCAGAGGCTCACCAGC
The window above is part of the Bacillota bacterium genome. Proteins encoded here:
- a CDS encoding ABC transporter permease; translation: DWEGFWTSLKHLALPVISLSLGSMAQIMRLTRSSMIEELRKDYVVAATAYGLPRAVVVYRYALKNAISSTLTVVGLSYGFLLGNAFLVETVFSWPGMASYGVQSVLYKDFNAVVAVTMVVGVVFAVANFLVDICYGYLDPRIKYGEE